The following proteins are encoded in a genomic region of Natronorubrum halophilum:
- a CDS encoding DUF7127 family protein has product MTLEQFTRKEGQVARTYDYDGGSVLAVDFGADETDASVDLVDDTVIVVVGDEQYDFDLPDGADDAHTFIKNGVLTVEMEGDL; this is encoded by the coding sequence ATGACACTCGAACAATTCACCAGGAAGGAAGGGCAGGTAGCCCGCACGTACGACTACGATGGGGGGTCGGTGCTGGCCGTCGATTTCGGGGCCGACGAAACCGATGCCTCGGTCGACCTCGTCGACGACACGGTAATCGTTGTCGTCGGTGACGAACAGTACGACTTCGATCTTCCCGACGGTGCAGACGACGCGCACACGTTTATCAAAAACGGCGTCCTGACTGTCGAGATGGAGGGCGATCTATGA
- a CDS encoding alpha/beta fold hydrolase, with product MKTVTHHGRDTAYEVADRGGDGPPICFVHGSGGSHDVWKAQHELVDRHPIVTLDLSGHGSSEDVDASPGYTTLSAYADDVLAVVDETDSRILVGNSLGGAVVLHILLKRSFDPAAAILLGTGARLGVLDDLLEWLETDFERAVEFLHGPDRLFHDPDPDLREESMTQLRETGRAVTRRDFLTCHEFDVRDELPSIDTPALAAYGEYDQLTPPWYHEYLAEEIDDAWLAEFEDAAHLAMLEQPTAFNAAVSEFLDIVFERQEPN from the coding sequence ATGAAGACGGTCACACACCACGGCCGGGACACGGCCTACGAGGTCGCCGACCGCGGCGGAGACGGGCCACCGATCTGTTTCGTCCACGGGAGCGGCGGCTCGCACGACGTCTGGAAGGCACAGCACGAACTCGTCGACCGACACCCGATCGTTACGCTCGACCTCAGCGGACACGGCAGCTCCGAGGACGTCGACGCCAGTCCCGGGTACACGACGCTCTCAGCCTACGCCGACGACGTGTTGGCCGTCGTCGACGAGACCGACAGTCGAATCCTCGTGGGAAACTCGCTGGGCGGTGCGGTCGTTCTGCACATCCTCCTCAAGCGCTCGTTCGACCCCGCTGCAGCGATCCTTCTCGGAACCGGTGCGCGACTCGGCGTCCTCGACGACCTGCTCGAGTGGCTCGAAACCGACTTCGAGCGCGCCGTCGAGTTCCTCCACGGGCCGGATCGGCTCTTCCACGACCCCGATCCCGACCTCCGCGAGGAGTCGATGACACAGCTCCGCGAGACCGGACGGGCGGTTACGCGCCGCGACTTTCTGACCTGCCACGAGTTCGACGTTCGCGACGAACTGCCCTCGATCGACACGCCCGCGCTCGCAGCCTACGGGGAGTACGACCAGTTGACGCCGCCGTGGTATCACGAGTACCTCGCCGAGGAGATCGACGACGCCTGGCTCGCCGAGTTCGAGGATGCGGCACATCTGGCGATGCTCGAGCAACCGACGGCGTTCAACGCCGCAGTGAGCGAGTTCCTCGATATCGTCTTCGAGCGCCAGGAACCGAACTGA
- a CDS encoding CDC48 family AAA ATPase codes for MKLTVKPLKQKDAGRGLAAIDRVSMRELDLENGDYIVIDGKGDNQAVARVWPGYPEDEGRGIVRIDGRLRQEADVGIDDRVTVEPADVSPAKSVTVALPQNLRIRGDIGPLVRDKLSGQAVTEGQTVPFSLSFGPMASSGQSVPLKIASTSPSGTVVITDSTSIEISETPAEQVSSPGGASTDGVPNVTYEDIGGLDSELDQVREMIELPMRHPELFQQLGIEPPKGVLLHGPPGTGKTLMAKAVANEIDAHFETISGPEIMSKYYGESEEKLREVFEEAEENAPAIVFIDELDSIAAKREDAGGDVERRVVAQLLSLMDGLEERGRVTVIAATNRVDDIDPALRRGGRFDREIEIGVPDKGGRKEILQVHTRGMPLSEAVDLDRYAENTHGFVGADLESLVRESAMNALRRIRPDLDLEEEEIDAEVLESLEVSEGDFKEALKGIQPSAMREVFVEVPDVTWNDVGGLGDTKERLRETIQWPLDYPEVFEAMDMQAAKGVMMFGPPGTGKTLLAKAVANEAQSNFISIKGPELLNKYVGESEKGVREIFEKARSNAPTVIFFDEIDSIAGERGQRQGDSGVGERVVSQLLTELDGLEELEDVVVIATTNRPDLIDSALLRPGRLDRHVHVPVPDEDGRRKIFEVHTRNKPLADAVDLEWLAGETEGYVGADIEAVTREASMAASREFINSVDPEEMGDTIGNVRISKEHFEHALNEVQPSVTPETRERYEEIEENFQQAEPTQEQDQLGRTFQ; via the coding sequence ATGAAACTTACTGTCAAGCCACTGAAACAGAAGGACGCCGGGCGCGGACTGGCCGCGATCGACCGCGTCTCGATGCGCGAACTCGACCTCGAGAACGGTGACTACATCGTTATCGACGGGAAGGGGGACAACCAGGCCGTCGCGCGCGTCTGGCCCGGTTACCCCGAAGACGAGGGGCGGGGGATCGTCCGAATCGACGGTCGCCTGCGACAGGAGGCCGACGTCGGCATCGACGACCGCGTAACGGTCGAACCCGCGGACGTCAGTCCCGCCAAGTCGGTCACCGTCGCGCTTCCACAGAATCTCCGCATTCGCGGGGACATCGGTCCCCTCGTGCGTGACAAACTGAGCGGACAGGCCGTTACCGAGGGCCAGACGGTACCGTTCTCGCTCTCGTTCGGTCCGATGGCCAGTTCCGGCCAGTCGGTGCCGCTGAAGATCGCGAGCACCTCGCCGAGTGGAACCGTCGTCATCACGGACTCGACGAGCATCGAGATCTCCGAGACGCCGGCCGAGCAGGTTAGCTCCCCCGGCGGTGCGTCCACGGACGGCGTTCCGAACGTCACCTACGAGGACATCGGCGGCCTCGACAGCGAACTCGACCAGGTTCGCGAGATGATCGAACTGCCGATGCGCCACCCCGAGCTGTTCCAGCAGCTGGGTATCGAGCCGCCGAAGGGCGTTCTCCTGCACGGCCCGCCGGGCACCGGGAAGACCCTGATGGCCAAGGCCGTGGCCAACGAGATCGACGCCCACTTCGAGACGATCTCCGGACCGGAGATCATGTCGAAGTACTACGGCGAGAGCGAGGAGAAGCTCCGTGAGGTCTTCGAGGAAGCCGAGGAGAACGCGCCCGCGATCGTCTTCATCGACGAACTCGACTCCATCGCCGCAAAGCGTGAAGACGCCGGCGGCGACGTCGAACGGCGCGTCGTCGCGCAACTGCTCAGCCTGATGGACGGCCTGGAAGAGCGCGGTCGCGTCACCGTCATCGCGGCGACCAACCGCGTCGACGACATCGATCCCGCGCTCCGCCGCGGCGGTCGCTTCGACCGCGAGATCGAAATCGGCGTCCCGGACAAGGGCGGTCGCAAGGAAATCCTGCAGGTACACACCCGCGGGATGCCGCTCTCGGAGGCCGTGGATCTCGATCGCTACGCCGAGAACACGCACGGATTCGTCGGCGCCGACCTCGAGTCGCTCGTCCGCGAAAGTGCGATGAACGCACTGCGTCGCATCCGTCCCGACCTCGATCTTGAGGAAGAGGAGATCGACGCCGAAGTGCTCGAGTCGCTCGAGGTCTCCGAAGGCGACTTCAAGGAGGCACTCAAGGGCATCCAGCCCTCCGCGATGCGCGAGGTCTTCGTCGAAGTGCCCGACGTCACCTGGAACGACGTCGGCGGACTCGGCGACACGAAAGAGCGCCTCCGCGAGACGATCCAGTGGCCGCTCGACTACCCGGAGGTGTTCGAGGCGATGGACATGCAGGCCGCCAAAGGCGTCATGATGTTCGGTCCGCCGGGGACCGGGAAGACGCTGCTCGCCAAGGCGGTCGCCAACGAGGCCCAGTCGAACTTCATCTCGATCAAGGGCCCCGAGCTGCTGAACAAGTACGTCGGCGAGTCCGAGAAGGGCGTCCGAGAGATCTTCGAGAAGGCGCGGTCGAACGCACCGACCGTGATCTTCTTCGACGAGATCGACTCCATCGCCGGCGAACGCGGCCAGCGACAGGGTGACTCCGGCGTCGGCGAACGCGTCGTCTCCCAGCTGCTGACCGAACTCGACGGCCTCGAGGAACTCGAGGACGTCGTCGTGATCGCCACGACCAACCGACCCGACCTGATCGACTCGGCCCTGCTCCGTCCCGGACGGCTGGACAGGCACGTCCACGTGCCGGTCCCCGACGAGGACGGCCGCCGGAAGATCTTCGAGGTCCACACCCGCAACAAGCCCCTGGCCGACGCGGTCGACCTCGAGTGGCTCGCCGGCGAGACGGAGGGTTACGTCGGTGCCGACATCGAAGCGGTCACTCGCGAGGCCTCCATGGCCGCCAGTCGCGAGTTCATCAACTCGGTCGATCCCGAGGAGATGGGCGACACCATCGGCAACGTCCGCATCAGCAAGGAGCACTTCGAACACGCGCTCAACGAGGTCCAGCCGAGCGTGACTCCCGAGACGCGCGAGCGCTACGAGGAGATCGAAGAGAACTTCCAGCAGGCGGAACCGACCCAGGAACAGGACCAGCTCGGACGGACGTTCCAATAA